In the genome of Shewanella glacialimarina, one region contains:
- a CDS encoding tetratricopeptide repeat protein, whose protein sequence is MLRLSLLLIFTLLFSYSIQIAKAVSGAYDIYSDEQLINLIRSNQYLQRVKLDECQLVQDIEARAEVLQQPLYQFLWGEMLNHGVCVKAHPARGIAILQTAAEQGSAEAMLKLADYYYRGQLVVKDRHRSVQYTLPAAANGDVNARMMLVKLFAEGYGSPKDYEMGYHWLYNSIFDDESQQKKATSLLQQLAVKMPTSIVERAQQQQLYMQ, encoded by the coding sequence ATGTTACGGCTTTCATTGCTTCTCATATTCACGTTATTATTTAGTTATTCTATTCAAATTGCCAAGGCTGTCTCTGGCGCCTATGATATTTATAGCGATGAACAACTCATTAATCTGATCCGCAGTAATCAATATCTTCAACGTGTGAAGCTTGATGAGTGTCAGTTAGTGCAAGATATTGAAGCTAGAGCAGAAGTGCTACAGCAGCCCTTATATCAATTTTTATGGGGCGAAATGTTAAATCACGGCGTGTGTGTTAAAGCACATCCTGCTCGTGGAATAGCAATATTACAAACGGCCGCCGAGCAAGGTAGTGCCGAAGCTATGTTAAAATTAGCTGATTATTACTACCGAGGACAACTGGTGGTAAAAGATCGACATCGTTCAGTGCAATACACATTACCTGCAGCAGCGAATGGTGATGTAAATGCACGTATGATGTTAGTTAAACTGTTTGCTGAAGGTTATGGCAGCCCAAAAGATTACGAAATGGGCTATCATTGGCTTTATAACAGTATTTTTGATGATGAGAGTCAGCAAAAGAAAGCGACTTCATTGTTACAACAACTTGCTGTAAAAATGCCCACAAGTATTGTTGAAAGGGCCCAGCAGCAACAACTTTATATGCAATAA
- the rpsI gene encoding 30S ribosomal protein S9, with translation MSATQYYGTGRRKTSTARVFVKAGSGTIVVNQRPLDIYFGRETARMVVRQPLELVEMTDKFDIYVTVKGGGTTGQAGAIRHGITRALLQLDETLRPTLRAAGFVTRDARKVERKKVGLRKARRKPQFSKR, from the coding sequence ATGTCTGCAACTCAGTACTACGGCACTGGCCGTCGTAAAACATCAACTGCTCGCGTATTCGTTAAAGCAGGTAGTGGTACAATCGTTGTTAACCAACGTCCACTAGATATATATTTTGGCCGTGAAACTGCTCGTATGGTTGTTCGTCAACCACTAGAGCTAGTTGAAATGACTGATAAATTTGACATATATGTAACTGTTAAAGGCGGTGGAACCACTGGCCAAGCAGGTGCAATTCGTCACGGTATTACTCGTGCATTGTTACAATTAGACGAAACATTACGTCCTACTCTACGTGCCGCTGGTTTTGTTACCCGTGATGCTCGTAAAGTTGAGCGTAAGAAAGTTGGTCTACGTAAAGCACGTCGTAAGCCACAGTTCTCTAAGCGTTAA
- the rnr gene encoding ribonuclease R gives MITDPHFEREQDKYDNPIPSREYILEYLRAQKSPVTRDKIAEALKITEEEPLEALRRRLRAMERDGQLVFTRGQSYGLPEKMDLLSGTIIGHRDGFGFLKLEEGGDDLFINNRDMLMYFHGDKVLAQKAGTDRRGRREARIVRLVQERSAALVGRYHVDGGMAFIIADDRRINQEILIANEDNNGARAGDVVVVELTRRPGRFVKAAGKVTEVLGKTMAPGMEIEIALRNYDLPHTWSDIIEKKLKRIPDEVPDSDKQGRVDLRHLPLVTIDGEDARDFDDAVYAEKKPGGGWRLWVAIADVSHYVRTDSALDVEARERGNSVYFPSQVIPMLPEKISNGLCSLNPHVDRLCMVAEMTIAASGKLSGYKFYPAVMHSHARFTYTQVADMLEGGVIAPEHQALFPHLQCLQSLYLTLDERRAERGAIAFETLETQFIFNEQRKIDKIVPRGRNQAHKIIEECMILANVASAKFVKKNKGEVLYRVHEAPSEQKLANFKEFLAERGLSMEGGLEPTPADYQGIMLKIADRPDAELIQVMLLRSMRQAIYSPDNDGHFGLALEEYSHFTSPIRRYPDLVLHRVIKFLLANSEGTVKDKWTQDGGFQYTLAELDSLGEECSTTERRADEATRDVSDWLKCEYMQDHVGDDFDAVIASVTNFGLFVRLNDLFIDGLVHISSLASDYYQFDAMRQRLVGENTRQVYQVGDPVSVKVAAVNLDDRQIDLIMIGDNSKGQGKRRNSNKPLTARDRVKLEGAKSARGAKEGDKPSKGRGKKVASEGTGSAVSKDSANKGPAKKSTSKKLRVKKPNAKKTDAKKTDAKKTAVKKPLASKSKAKKTDANKANNSESTAKAAEAKSSKRK, from the coding sequence ATGATCACCGATCCTCATTTTGAGAGAGAACAAGACAAGTACGATAATCCTATTCCTAGCCGTGAGTACATTTTAGAGTACTTGCGCGCGCAAAAGTCACCCGTTACCCGTGACAAAATCGCAGAAGCGTTAAAAATAACTGAGGAAGAGCCATTAGAAGCCTTACGTCGTCGCTTACGCGCGATGGAGCGTGATGGCCAGTTAGTGTTTACCCGTGGTCAAAGCTACGGTTTACCTGAAAAAATGGATTTACTATCGGGCACTATTATTGGTCACCGAGACGGCTTCGGCTTTTTAAAGCTTGAAGAAGGCGGTGACGATTTATTTATCAATAACCGTGACATGCTGATGTATTTTCATGGCGATAAAGTGCTGGCGCAAAAAGCCGGTACAGATCGTCGTGGTCGCCGAGAAGCGCGTATTGTGCGTTTGGTTCAAGAGCGAAGCGCAGCATTAGTTGGCCGATACCATGTTGATGGCGGGATGGCATTTATCATTGCCGATGATCGCCGTATCAACCAAGAGATTTTAATTGCCAATGAAGATAACAACGGTGCTCGTGCCGGTGATGTTGTGGTGGTTGAGCTAACAAGACGACCAGGTCGCTTTGTTAAAGCAGCCGGTAAAGTCACTGAAGTCCTAGGTAAAACGATGGCACCGGGGATGGAAATTGAAATTGCACTGCGCAATTATGATTTACCCCATACCTGGTCAGATATTATTGAGAAAAAACTTAAACGTATACCTGATGAAGTGCCTGACTCAGACAAACAAGGCAGAGTTGATTTACGTCATTTACCACTGGTCACTATTGATGGTGAAGATGCGCGTGACTTTGATGATGCGGTTTATGCGGAGAAAAAACCAGGTGGAGGCTGGCGCTTATGGGTGGCTATTGCAGATGTAAGCCATTATGTGCGCACAGATTCAGCATTAGATGTGGAAGCTCGTGAGCGTGGTAATTCGGTATATTTTCCTTCGCAAGTTATTCCCATGTTGCCAGAGAAAATTTCTAACGGATTATGTTCGTTAAATCCCCATGTTGATCGTTTGTGCATGGTGGCCGAAATGACTATTGCGGCCAGCGGTAAATTGTCAGGTTATAAGTTTTACCCTGCAGTGATGCATTCCCATGCGCGTTTCACGTATACCCAAGTTGCCGACATGCTAGAAGGTGGCGTTATTGCCCCTGAACATCAAGCATTGTTCCCACATTTACAGTGTTTACAGTCTTTGTACTTAACCTTAGATGAACGACGAGCTGAGCGCGGCGCCATTGCATTTGAAACATTAGAGACGCAATTTATTTTTAATGAACAGCGCAAAATCGATAAGATTGTGCCTAGAGGCCGTAACCAAGCGCATAAAATCATTGAAGAATGTATGATTTTAGCCAATGTGGCATCAGCTAAGTTCGTTAAAAAGAACAAGGGTGAAGTGTTATACCGTGTGCATGAAGCGCCGTCTGAGCAAAAGTTAGCAAACTTTAAAGAGTTTCTCGCTGAGCGTGGTTTATCGATGGAAGGTGGCTTAGAACCTACACCAGCAGATTACCAAGGTATTATGCTGAAAATTGCAGATAGACCCGATGCAGAGCTTATTCAGGTTATGTTATTGCGCTCTATGCGCCAGGCTATTTATAGCCCAGATAATGACGGTCACTTTGGTTTAGCCCTAGAAGAGTATTCTCACTTTACATCACCTATTCGACGTTATCCCGATCTTGTCCTACATCGCGTGATTAAGTTCCTGCTGGCTAACAGTGAAGGCACGGTTAAAGACAAGTGGACTCAGGACGGTGGCTTTCAATATACCCTTGCTGAGTTAGATTCATTAGGTGAAGAGTGCTCAACCACTGAGCGCCGAGCAGATGAAGCGACTCGAGATGTGAGCGACTGGCTTAAATGTGAATACATGCAAGATCATGTTGGTGATGACTTTGACGCTGTAATTGCATCGGTGACTAACTTTGGCTTATTTGTGCGCTTAAATGATTTATTCATTGATGGTTTGGTTCATATATCGAGCTTAGCAAGTGATTACTATCAGTTTGATGCTATGCGCCAGCGCTTAGTGGGTGAGAATACCCGTCAAGTTTATCAAGTTGGTGATCCAGTAAGTGTGAAAGTGGCAGCAGTTAACCTAGATGATCGCCAAATCGATTTAATTATGATTGGTGACAACAGCAAAGGTCAGGGCAAACGTCGCAACAGCAACAAGCCACTTACTGCGCGTGATCGCGTTAAGTTAGAGGGAGCTAAGTCTGCTCGTGGCGCTAAAGAGGGTGATAAACCGTCTAAAGGTCGTGGCAAGAAAGTCGCTTCTGAAGGTACTGGCTCAGCAGTTAGCAAAGATTCAGCTAACAAGGGACCAGCTAAAAAATCGACTAGCAAAAAACTTCGGGTTAAAAAACCTAACGCAAAAAAGACTGACGCCAAAAAGACCGACGCTAAAAAAACGGCTGTTAAAAAGCCTTTAGCGAGTAAATCGAAAGCTAAGAAGACCGATGCTAATAAAGCCAACAATAGCGAATCAACCGCAAAAGCGGCTGAAGCCAAAAGCAGTAAGAGAAAGTAA
- a CDS encoding DUF2065 domain-containing protein — MTLQLLMTAIALVLIVEGLGPLLFPQKWKKYLFELSGQNQNVLRRLGGSLVTAGIVLLIIF, encoded by the coding sequence ATGACATTACAGCTTTTAATGACAGCAATTGCCTTAGTATTAATCGTTGAGGGGCTCGGTCCGTTATTGTTTCCACAAAAATGGAAAAAGTATTTATTTGAGCTTTCTGGGCAAAACCAAAATGTTCTCAGACGCTTAGGTGGATCTTTAGTCACAGCAGGGATCGTTTTATTGATTATTTTTTAA
- the rplM gene encoding 50S ribosomal protein L13, with protein MKTTFNATSETVTRDWFVVDAEGKTLGRMATEIATRLRGKHKPEYTPHVDTGDYIIVINAEKVTVTGNKAAGKIYYSHTGFIGGIKQISFEKLQAHKPEMIIEKAVKGMLPKGPLGRAMFRKLKVYAGTEHNHAAQQPQVLDI; from the coding sequence ATGAAGACTACATTTAATGCTACATCAGAAACAGTCACACGTGATTGGTTCGTCGTTGATGCCGAAGGTAAAACTTTAGGTCGTATGGCTACTGAAATTGCTACTCGTTTACGCGGTAAGCACAAGCCTGAGTACACACCTCATGTTGATACTGGTGATTACATCATCGTTATTAATGCTGAGAAAGTTACTGTAACTGGTAACAAAGCTGCTGGTAAAATTTATTACTCGCACACTGGTTTCATCGGTGGGATTAAGCAAATTTCTTTTGAGAAATTGCAAGCTCATAAACCTGAGATGATTATCGAGAAAGCTGTTAAGGGTATGTTGCCAAAAGGTCCTTTGGGCCGTGCTATGTTCCGTAAACTTAAGGTTTACGCAGGCACTGAGCATAACCATGCCGCACAACAACCACAAGTTCTTGATATTTAA
- a CDS encoding adenylosuccinate synthase, whose product MGKNVVVLGTQWGDEGKGKIVDLLTEQAKYVVRYQGGHNAGHTLVIDGEKTILHLIPSGILRNNVKCLIGNGVVVAPDALMKEINMLKERGVPVEERLLISEACPLILPFHCALDIAREKARGNKAIGTTGRGIGPAYEDKVSRRGLRIGDLFNAELFATKLKEVMKYHNFMLTEYYKVEAVDYQKTLDDALAIADYLKSLCVDVTELLDTARKAGEPILFEGAQGTLLDIDHGTYPFVTSSNTTAGGVATGSGFGPRHIDYVLGIMKAYTTRVGAGPFPTELANEIGDYIGEKGQEFGATTGRKRRPGWLDAVAMRRAVQINSVSGFCLTKLDVLDGLEEVKICVGYQNPDGTVSKITPLAAEGYELVTPIYETMPGWKEVTFGATSIEQLPVAAINYIKRIEELLETPIDIISTGPDRNETMILVNPFN is encoded by the coding sequence ATGGGCAAAAATGTAGTCGTACTCGGCACTCAATGGGGTGACGAAGGCAAAGGTAAGATTGTCGACCTTTTAACAGAACAGGCAAAATACGTAGTTCGTTACCAAGGCGGCCATAATGCCGGTCATACCTTGGTTATTGATGGTGAAAAAACGATACTTCATTTAATTCCGTCTGGGATTTTACGTAACAACGTAAAATGTCTGATCGGTAATGGTGTTGTTGTTGCTCCTGATGCGTTGATGAAAGAAATCAACATGCTGAAAGAGCGCGGCGTACCTGTTGAAGAGCGTTTACTTATATCTGAAGCGTGTCCGCTAATATTACCCTTCCATTGTGCACTTGATATTGCTCGCGAAAAAGCGCGTGGCAATAAAGCTATTGGCACAACGGGTCGCGGTATTGGGCCAGCTTATGAAGATAAGGTTTCACGTCGTGGTCTTCGCATTGGTGACTTATTCAATGCAGAACTTTTTGCAACTAAACTAAAAGAAGTGATGAAATATCACAACTTTATGTTAACTGAATACTACAAGGTAGAAGCTGTTGACTATCAAAAAACGCTAGATGATGCATTGGCTATTGCTGATTATCTAAAGAGTTTATGTGTTGACGTTACTGAGTTATTAGATACCGCCCGTAAGGCTGGTGAGCCAATTCTATTTGAAGGTGCTCAAGGTACATTATTGGATATCGACCATGGTACATATCCATTTGTAACTTCTTCTAATACTACCGCTGGTGGTGTTGCAACAGGCTCAGGTTTTGGTCCACGTCATATTGATTATGTACTTGGTATCATGAAAGCTTACACTACACGTGTAGGTGCAGGTCCTTTCCCAACGGAATTAGCCAATGAAATTGGTGATTACATTGGTGAGAAAGGGCAAGAGTTTGGTGCGACGACGGGTCGTAAACGTCGTCCAGGTTGGTTAGATGCAGTGGCAATGCGCCGTGCAGTTCAAATCAACAGCGTAAGTGGTTTCTGCTTAACCAAGCTAGATGTATTAGATGGCCTAGAAGAAGTTAAAATCTGTGTTGGTTATCAAAACCCAGATGGTACTGTTTCTAAAATTACGCCATTAGCTGCTGAAGGCTATGAGCTAGTTACACCAATCTATGAAACCATGCCAGGTTGGAAAGAAGTGACTTTTGGTGCGACTTCAATTGAGCAACTTCCTGTTGCTGCAATTAACTACATCAAACGCATTGAAGAGTTATTAGAAACGCCAATCGATATCATCTCAACCGGTCCTGACCGTAACGAGACCATGATTCTAGTTAATCCATTTAACTAA